The Daphnia pulex isolate KAP4 chromosome 3, ASM2113471v1 genome includes a region encoding these proteins:
- the LOC124190550 gene encoding intersectin-1-like isoform X2, with protein MDPFVILPQEKARYVEQFNSLKPAGGFVSGDQAKGFLLQSQLPPVILGHIWELADINSDGKLDFTEFSIACKLINAKLRGFDIPKVLPPNLKNSASAGVASSAGTPPSSMMGAPLVPLGMVSTGAVPPMTMHSAAPVLAAGPQPTNQPLVQPMMQPLMQPMMQPVMQPVMQPMMQNMMQPTMQPAMQPSMQPTMQPTMQPMMQPMMQPMMQPMMQPMVQPIISSNLPLLMQGAGSPVGLPLMATNMQSPTGMISPPSANAAAVIGSGFPTSAASFDGSKPSTPDSSKTVVRAPSVASRESSTEWAVPHSSKLKYAQVFNSHDRGKTGFLTGVQARGILVQTQLPQHLLARIWGLSDIDMDGRLSCDEFVLAMHLCDVVRAGDKLPDTLPQELVPPTFRRPSLVNAASGSLTSPKGPSTPESNVQGLIATSPPPTDDMKMMSPVSFEDKRKENFDKGQAELDKRRKALAEQQRREQEERERKEREEYERKEKLRLEQERRQQAELEKKLAKQREIEMEKEEQRRKMLEQREAARKEMERQRQLEWQKQRLQELLQQRQKEQEKVALLRANHQRLQTELSVLDDRVMELSSKIIETRTGVAETKNTIDGMRTTRDTQMAQLSTLKTQLREQNQRLLTVSQEKVRLEAKNRMNAATTPNANEAETIQNTTARQIALNQTKEKLDALTEELNSKLEDSENNNAQLSSLRTEMSMLARTCQETHKSYLKKREEVLLLRATGGKQQSWSNDSWSDSTNSWPVSAGTTPAIVDNSSKSGLTRYRALYEFVARNGDEISFQPGDIIMVTESLSNEPGWLSGEVRGHVGWFPEAYVEKMDQAGWSDAGGTVAVSSIDSPMAGAKRHPLEGIQELPENVSDNGSIADAGAAVSLALEAAHSAFMPVTTKVSEESSSPILGQGEIVDNLKAEAIYVWQGKKDNHLSFNKGDVILVREQQDLWWFGQCNDRSGWFPKSFVSLFHTDTAPQSPKAVISAQNSKGLEENYYIAMYPYESNEPGDLSFVAGEMVTIIKKDGDWWTGTIGARTGVFPSNYVQKAELQYEAAADSEVEAASAAADAAAAAAVAKTVAPAVKTTTQADSKRPNTAPIDSEFESSVSGIPRAASAASSGAPSPSNMGRGSKKPEIATVIAPYSATSSEQLSLQRGQLIMIRKKSASGWWEGELQAKGRKRQLGWFPASYVKVLSSSGGSSRTTPVPAEMEDEMPQIPPAAPTETEISAAFEVNNGSALDQVVALFPYTAQNEDELSFLQGDVLIIIDREDPAWWRGELKGQTGLFPSNYVEVMGSLAASAALGAAASSASSNITSTSTSQWATMRKAETADLSSLSPTEQKRQIVIQELMNTEENYMEDMSIVNEVFQKPMVESGVVKLEDVETIFVNWKDIIACNNTFLRALRIRKKMSPGGIVQAVGDILVDCLPHMSPYIRFCSRQLNAAALIQRRHESVPEFRALLKKCQLHPKVKGMPLTSFLLKPMQRITKYPLLIKKILESTDESHPDRLLLDEALVKAEELCNQVNEGVREQENSDRLEWLQRRVQIEGLDEQLVFNSITNMLGPRKLIHFGPLKKIKSNKELLAFVFNDFLMFTTVNKPLASINLQFLFDKKSSVALKMYRKPIFLREMTVVPGENHPADGGNENDTVPTRFTIQDTNCKLLLTSTSSAERILWLRKLEEARKHCLLTERAVLQRQRSKQNEGNVCGRLLVLVMEAENLQASSETVRQRPPVGKLRVVVAEGLALTSRGNLKGKSDTFCEVYLGSQEHRTKVVPKSLNPKWNASMQFLVKDLQQDVLCVTVLDRDYFSPNEFLGRTEIRIADVLQDSKIYRGPLIKRLPLYEVESGEIVLKLDLQLFNRR; from the exons ATGGATCCGTTCGTCATTTTACCACAAGAAAAAGCTCGTTATGTAGAACAATTCAACTCATTGAAACCGGCTGGTGGATTTGTTAGCGGCGACCAAGCCAAAGGGTTTCTTTTGCAATCTCAACTCCCACCTGTAATCCTGGGACATATTTG GGAACTTGCTGACATAAATTCTGATGGCAAGCTTGATTTCACTGAATTTAGCATTGCTTGCAAGTTGATAAATGCTAAACTTCGAGGATTTGATATTCCAAAAGTCTTGCCacccaatttgaaaaattctgctTCTGCTGGTGTTG CTTCATCTGCTGGAACTCCTCCTTCATCTATGATGGGTGCTCCACTAGTCCCACTTGGAATGGTTTCAACTGGAGCAGTCCCTCCCATGACCATGCATTCAGCTGCACCAGTTCTGGCTGCAGGGCCCCAGCCAACCAATCAACCTTTGGTTCAGCCTATGATGCAGCCATTGATGCAACCAATGATGCAGCCAGTAATGCAGCCAGTAATGCAGCCCATGATGCAGAATATGATGCAGCCAACGATGCAGCCCGCTATGCAGCCCTCTATGCAACCCACGATGCAACCCACGATGCAGCCCATGATGCAGCCCATGATGCAGCCTATGATGCAGCCTATGATGCAACCCATGGTGCAGCCAATAATATCATCAAATCTTCCACTACTTATGCAAGGCGCAGGGTCTCCTGTTGGTTTACCTTTAATGGCAACCAATATGCAAAGTCCAACTGGAATGATTTCACCTCCTTCGGCTAATGCCGCTGCTGTTATTGGATCAGGATTTCCCACTTCGGCAGCAAGTTTCGACGGTTCGAAGCCAAGTACTCCTGACTCGTCAAAAACAGTGGTTCGGGCTCCATCAGTCGCTAGCAGAGAGTC GTCAACTGAATGGGCAGTTCCGCATTCCTCAAAGTTGAAGTATGCCCAAGTTTTTAATAGTCATGATCGAGGAAAAACGGGCTTCTTGACAGGTGTTCAAGCTCGTGGAATTCTAGTTCAAACTCAGCTGCCACAGCATTTATTGGCCCGCATCTG GGGATTGTCGGACATTGATATGGATGGGCGCTTGTCGTGCGACGAGTTCGTATTAGCTATGCATTTATGCGACGTTGTACGAGCTGGAGATAAATTGCCAGATACATTACCGCAAGAACTCGTGCCGCCAACGTTTCGTCGTCCTAGTTTAGTGAATGCGGCATCCGGTTCGCTAACCAGTCCAAAAGGACCATCAACACCCGAGTCCAATGTACAAGGTTTGATCGCCACGTCACCACCACCTACCGACGACATGAAAATGATGTCTCCAGTTTCTTTCGAAGACAAGCGAAAAGAGAATTTCGATAAAG GGCAAGCTGAGcttgataaaagaagaaaagctttGGCTGAACAGCAGCGTCGTGagcaagaagaaagagagagaaaggagcgcgaagaatatgaaagaaaagagaagttgCGGCTGGAACAAGAACGCCGCCAACAAGCCGAACTGGAGAAGAAGTTGGCCAAACAACGCGAAATAGAAATG gaaaaagaagagcagcGTCGTAAAATGTTGGAGCAGCGCGAAGCCGCAAGAAAAGAGATGGAAAGGCAAAGGCAGTTGGAGTGGCAGAAACAGAGACTTCAAGAACTTCTACAGCAGAGGCAAAAAGAGCAGGAAAAAGTGGCGCTACTTCGGGCGAACCACCAACGTCTTCAGACGGAACTCTCTGTTCTG gatgACAGAGTAATGGAATTATCTTCCAAGATAATTGAAACTCGAACAGGCGTTGCCGAGACTAAGAATACAATCGACGGGATGCGTACTACTCGTGACACACAAATGGCTCAACTTTCGACACTAAAGACGCAGCTTCGTGAGCAAAATCAACGTCTTCTTACTGTTAGCCAAGAGAAAGTAAGGTTGGAAGCTAAAAATCGAATGAATGCAGCCACTACACCTAACGCCA ATGAAGCTGAAACGATACAGAATACTACTGCTCGTCAAATTGCGTTGAATCAGACAAAAGAGAAGCTCGATGCATTAACAGAAGAG CTGAATAGTAAGCTTGAAGATTCTGAAAATAACAACGCCCAATTAAGCAGTTTGAGAACGGAGATGTCCATGCTAGCTCGTACCTGCCAAGAAACTCACAAGTCATATCTTAAGAAGCGAGAGGAAGTTCTACTATTGCGTGCCACGGGTGGCAAGCAACAGTCTTGGAGTAACGATTCCTGGTCTGATTCAACTAATAGTTGGCCAGTTAGTGCAGGAACAACTCCTGCCATAGTAGACAACAGTTCCAAGTCAGGTCTCACTCGTTATCGGGCATTGTATGAGTTCGTGGCCCGTAATGGAGACGAAATCTCTTTCCAACCGGGCGATATAATCATG GTAACGGAGTCACTTTCAAACGAACCTGGTTGGCTGAGCGGTGAAGTGCGAGGCCATGTCGGTTGGTTCCCAGAGGCCTATGTGGAGAAAATGGATCAAGCAGGATGGTCAGATGCTGGTGGTACTGTAGCTGTCAGTAGTATTGATAGTCCCATGGCTGGAGCAAAACGACATCCCCTGGAAGGTATTCAGGAACTGCCAGAAAATGTCAGTGACAACGGATCCATCGCGGATGCGGGTGCAGCTGTATCTTTGGCATTAGAGGCGGCTCATTCCGCTTTTATGCCAGTTACAACTAAAGTATCGGAAGAATCATCTTCTCCCATCCTTGGCCAA GGAGAAATCGTCGATAATTTGAAAGCGGAAGCCATTTACGTTTGGCAAGGCAAAAAGGACAACCATCTCTCCTTCAACAAAGGAGACGTTATTCTTGTTCGCGAACAGCAAGACCTTTGGTGGTTTGGCCAGTGTAATGACCGAAGTGGTTGGTTCCCCAAGTCATTTGTTTCACTCTTCCACACCGATACTGCCCCACAATCTCCAAAGGCAGTTATTTCTGCGCAAAATAGCAAAG GTTTAGAAGAAAATTACTACATTGCTATGTACCCATACGAATCGAACGAGCCTGGAGATTTATCTTTCGTGGCTGGCGAAATGGTGACCATCATTAAAAAGGACGGAGACTGGTGGACTGGAACTATTGGAGCTCGAACCGGTGTGTTCCCTTCCAACTACGTGCAAAAAGCTGAGCTTCAATATGAAGCGGCAGCTGATTCCGAAGTTGAAGCTGCCTCAGCCGCTGCTGATGCTGCCGCGGCCGCTGCTGTTGCCAAAACAGTTGCTCCGGCAGTGAAGACAACGACTCAAGCAGATTCCAAGCGGCCTAATACTGCTCCAATCGATAGCGAATTTGAG TCGTCTGTTAGTGGAATTCCTCGAGCCGCTTCCGCAGCTTCTAGCGGTGCACCTTCACCTTCTAATATG GGACGGGGAAGCAAAAAGCCTGAAATTGCCACAGTAATAGCCCCTTACTCGGCAACTAGTAGTGAGCAGCTATCGCTACAACGAGGACAACTTATCATGATCCGGAAAAAATCTGCTTCTGGTTGGTGGGAAGGTGAACTTCAG GCAAAAGGTCGAAAACGTCAGTTAGGATGGTTCCCAGCGTCGTACGTTAAAGTATTGAGTAGTTCGGGAGGCAGTAGCCGCACTACACCTGTGCCCGCCGAAATGGAGGATGAAATGCCGCAAATCCCTCCTGCCGCTCCAACTGAAACTGAAATTAGCGCAGCGTTTGAAGTCAATAATGGTTCTGCGTTAG ATCAAGTAGTAGCTCTGTTTCCATATACTGCCCAAAACGAAGATGAACTGAGCTTCCTTCAAGGCGATGTCCTGATTATAATTGATCGTGAAGACCCGGCTTGGTGGCGTGGGGAATTAAAGGGCCAG ACCGGACTCTTCCCGTCTAACTATGTGGAAGTCATGGGTAGTTTGGCTGCCTCAGCAGCTCTTGGAGCAGCAGCTAGTTCTGCTAGTTCCAACATCACTTCCACCTCTACTTCTCAGT GGGCGACAATGAGGAAGGCCGAAACTGCAGACCTTTCCAGTCTTTCTCCTACTGAGCAAAAGCGACAGATTGTCATTCAAGAACTAATGAACACAGAGGAAAACTATATGGAGGACATGTCAATCGTCAATGAA GTGTTCCAAAAACCGATGGTAGAATCGGGTGTCGTCAAGTTGGAAGACGTTGAAACAATTTTCGTTAACTGGAAGGATATTATCGCTTGTAATAATACTTTCTTAAG GGCACTTCGTATCAGGAAGAAAATGAGTCCTGGCGGAATAGTTCAAGCCGTCGGTGATATTCTGGTCGATTGT CTTCCGCACATGTCGCCTTACATTCGTTTCTGCAGTAGGCAGCTTAACGCTGCCGCTCTAATTCAGCGACGCCACGAAAGTGTTCCAGAATTTCGCGCTCTATTGAAAAAATGCCAACTGCATCCAAAAGTGAAAGGGATGCCGTTAACATCGTTTTTGCTAAAGCCCATGCAGAGGATTACCAAATATCCCCTGTTGATCAAAAAG ATTTTAGAATCGACAGATGAAAGTCATCCTGATAGATTGTTGTTGGATGAAGCTCTTGTAAAGGCCGAAGAACTTTGTAATCAG GTAAACGAAGGCGTAAGGGAGCAAGAAAATTCAGATCGACTGGAATGGTTACAGCGAAGGGTTCAAATTGAAGGGTTAGACGAACAGCTTGTTTTTAACTCCATTACAAACATGCTGGGTCCTCGCAAACTCATCCATTTTGgtcctttaaaaaaa ATCAAAAGCAACAAGGAACTGCTGGCCTTCGTGTTCAATGATTTTCTAATGTTCACTACCGTCAACAAACCTTTAGCATCCATCAatcttcagtttctttttgataaGAAATCGAGTGTGGCGTTGAAGATGTACAGAAAG CCTATATTTCTCAGAGAAATGACAGTGGTGCCAGGGGAAAACCATCCCGCCGATGGTGGTAATGAAAATGACACAGTGCCGACGCGCTTCACCATTCAAGACACGAATTGTAAGTTGTTGCTGACGTCCACCAGTTCGGCCGAACGGATTCTGTGGTTGCGGAAACTAGAGGAAGCACGAAAACACTGCTTGCTGACGGAGCGAGCTGTCCTACAACGCCAAAGATCAA AACAAAATGAAGGCAATGTTTGCGGACGATTGCTGGTTTTGGTCATGGAAGCTGAAAATCTACAGGCCAGTTCGGAAACGG TAAGGCAAAGGCCCCCAGTAGGCAAGTTGCGAGTCGTCGTCGCCGAAGGCCTCGCTCTTACTTCACGGGGTAACTTAAAAG GAAAAAGCGACACTTTCTGTGAAGTCTATCTTGGATCGCAAGAACATCGAACCAAAGTGGTGCCTAAATCTCTCAACCCCAAGTGGAATGCGTCGATGCAGTTTTTAGTGAAAGACCTTCAGCAGGATGTCCTTTGTGTCACCGTGTTAGACCGCGATTACTTCTCACCAAACG AATTTCTGGGACGAACCGAGATTCGCATTGCTGATGTGCTGCAGGATTCAAAAATATATCGCGGCCCGCTCATCAAGCGGCTGCCTTTGTATGAGGTGGAATCGGGAGAAATCGTCCTCAAACTCGACCTTCAACTATTTAACCGCCGTTGA
- the LOC124190550 gene encoding intersectin-1-like isoform X6, with amino-acid sequence MDPFVILPQEKARYVEQFNSLKPAGGFVSGDQAKGFLLQSQLPPVILGHIWELADINSDGKLDFTEFSIACKLINAKLRGFDIPKVLPPNLKNSASAGVASSAGTPPSSMMGAPLVPLGMVSTGAVPPMTMHSAAPVLAAGPQPTNQPLVQPMMQPLMQPMMQPVMQPVMQPMMQNMMQPTMQPAMQPSMQPTMQPTMQPMMQPMMQPMMQPMMQPMVQPIISSNLPLLMQGAGSPVGLPLMATNMQSPTGMISPPSANAAAVIGSGFPTSAASFDGSKPSTPDSSKTVVRAPSVASRESSTEWAVPHSSKLKYAQVFNSHDRGKTGFLTGVQARGILVQTQLPQHLLARIWGLSDIDMDGRLSCDEFVLAMHLCDVVRAGDKLPDTLPQELVPPTFRRPSLVNAASGSLTSPKGPSTPESNVQGLIATSPPPTDDMKMMSPVSFEDKRKENFDKGQAELDKRRKALAEQQRREQEERERKEREEYERKEKLRLEQERRQQAELEKKLAKQREIEMEKEEQRRKMLEQREAARKEMERQRQLEWQKQRLQELLQQRQKEQEKVALLRANHQRLQTELSVLDDRVMELSSKIIETRTGVAETKNTIDGMRTTRDTQMAQLSTLKTQLREQNQRLLTVSQEKVRLEAKNRMNAATTPNANEAETIQNTTARQIALNQTKEKLDALTEELNSKLEDSENNNAQLSSLRTEMSMLARTCQETHKSYLKKREEVLLLRATGGKQQSWSNDSWSDSTNSWPVSAGTTPAIVDNSSKSGLTRYRALYEFVARNGDEISFQPGDIIMVTESLSNEPGWLSGEVRGHVGWFPEAYVEKMDQAGWSDAGGTVAVSSIDSPMAGAKRHPLEGIQELPENVSDNGSIADAGAAVSLALEAAHSAFMPVTTKVSEESSSPILGQGEIVDNLKAEAIYVWQGKKDNHLSFNKGDVILVREQQDLWWFGQCNDRSGWFPKSFVSLFHTDTAPQSPKAVISAQNSKGLEENYYIAMYPYESNEPGDLSFVAGEMVTIIKKDGDWWTGTIGARTGVFPSNYVQKAELQYEAAADSEVEAASAAADAAAAAAVAKTVAPAVKTTTQADSKRPNTAPIDSEFESSVSGIPRAASAASSGAPSPSNMGRGSKKPEIATVIAPYSATSSEQLSLQRGQLIMIRKKSASGWWEGELQAKGRKRQLGWFPASYVKVLSSSGGSSRTTPVPAEMEDEMPQIPPAAPTETEISAAFEVNNGSALDQVVALFPYTAQNEDELSFLQGDVLIIIDREDPAWWRGELKGQTGLFPSNYVEVMGSLAASAALGAAASSASSNITSTSTSQWATMRKAETADLSSLSPTEQKRQIVIQELMNTEENYMEDMSIVNEVFQKPMVESGVVKLEDVETIFVNWKDIIACNNTFLRALRIRKKMSPGGIVQAVGDILVDCLPHMSPYIRFCSRQLNAAALIQRRHESVPEFRALLKKCQLHPKVKGMPLTSFLLKPMQRITKYPLLIKKILESTDESHPDRLLLDEALVKAEELCNQVNEGVREQENSDRLEWLQRRVQIEGLDEQLVFNSITNMLGPRKLIHFGPLKKIKSNKELLAFVFNDFLMFTTVNKPLASINLQFLFDKKSSVALKMYRKPIFLREMTVVPGENHPADGGNENDTVPTRFTIQDTNCKLLLTSTSSAERILWLRKLEEARKHCLLTERAVLQRQRSKQNEGNVCGRLLVLVMEAENLQASSETGKSDTFCEVYLGSQEHRTKVVPKSLNPKWNASMQFLVKDLQQDVLCVTVLDRDYFSPNEFLGRTEIRIADVLQDSKIYRGPLIKRLPLYEVESGEIVLKLDLQLFNRR; translated from the exons ATGGATCCGTTCGTCATTTTACCACAAGAAAAAGCTCGTTATGTAGAACAATTCAACTCATTGAAACCGGCTGGTGGATTTGTTAGCGGCGACCAAGCCAAAGGGTTTCTTTTGCAATCTCAACTCCCACCTGTAATCCTGGGACATATTTG GGAACTTGCTGACATAAATTCTGATGGCAAGCTTGATTTCACTGAATTTAGCATTGCTTGCAAGTTGATAAATGCTAAACTTCGAGGATTTGATATTCCAAAAGTCTTGCCacccaatttgaaaaattctgctTCTGCTGGTGTTG CTTCATCTGCTGGAACTCCTCCTTCATCTATGATGGGTGCTCCACTAGTCCCACTTGGAATGGTTTCAACTGGAGCAGTCCCTCCCATGACCATGCATTCAGCTGCACCAGTTCTGGCTGCAGGGCCCCAGCCAACCAATCAACCTTTGGTTCAGCCTATGATGCAGCCATTGATGCAACCAATGATGCAGCCAGTAATGCAGCCAGTAATGCAGCCCATGATGCAGAATATGATGCAGCCAACGATGCAGCCCGCTATGCAGCCCTCTATGCAACCCACGATGCAACCCACGATGCAGCCCATGATGCAGCCCATGATGCAGCCTATGATGCAGCCTATGATGCAACCCATGGTGCAGCCAATAATATCATCAAATCTTCCACTACTTATGCAAGGCGCAGGGTCTCCTGTTGGTTTACCTTTAATGGCAACCAATATGCAAAGTCCAACTGGAATGATTTCACCTCCTTCGGCTAATGCCGCTGCTGTTATTGGATCAGGATTTCCCACTTCGGCAGCAAGTTTCGACGGTTCGAAGCCAAGTACTCCTGACTCGTCAAAAACAGTGGTTCGGGCTCCATCAGTCGCTAGCAGAGAGTC GTCAACTGAATGGGCAGTTCCGCATTCCTCAAAGTTGAAGTATGCCCAAGTTTTTAATAGTCATGATCGAGGAAAAACGGGCTTCTTGACAGGTGTTCAAGCTCGTGGAATTCTAGTTCAAACTCAGCTGCCACAGCATTTATTGGCCCGCATCTG GGGATTGTCGGACATTGATATGGATGGGCGCTTGTCGTGCGACGAGTTCGTATTAGCTATGCATTTATGCGACGTTGTACGAGCTGGAGATAAATTGCCAGATACATTACCGCAAGAACTCGTGCCGCCAACGTTTCGTCGTCCTAGTTTAGTGAATGCGGCATCCGGTTCGCTAACCAGTCCAAAAGGACCATCAACACCCGAGTCCAATGTACAAGGTTTGATCGCCACGTCACCACCACCTACCGACGACATGAAAATGATGTCTCCAGTTTCTTTCGAAGACAAGCGAAAAGAGAATTTCGATAAAG GGCAAGCTGAGcttgataaaagaagaaaagctttGGCTGAACAGCAGCGTCGTGagcaagaagaaagagagagaaaggagcgcgaagaatatgaaagaaaagagaagttgCGGCTGGAACAAGAACGCCGCCAACAAGCCGAACTGGAGAAGAAGTTGGCCAAACAACGCGAAATAGAAATG gaaaaagaagagcagcGTCGTAAAATGTTGGAGCAGCGCGAAGCCGCAAGAAAAGAGATGGAAAGGCAAAGGCAGTTGGAGTGGCAGAAACAGAGACTTCAAGAACTTCTACAGCAGAGGCAAAAAGAGCAGGAAAAAGTGGCGCTACTTCGGGCGAACCACCAACGTCTTCAGACGGAACTCTCTGTTCTG gatgACAGAGTAATGGAATTATCTTCCAAGATAATTGAAACTCGAACAGGCGTTGCCGAGACTAAGAATACAATCGACGGGATGCGTACTACTCGTGACACACAAATGGCTCAACTTTCGACACTAAAGACGCAGCTTCGTGAGCAAAATCAACGTCTTCTTACTGTTAGCCAAGAGAAAGTAAGGTTGGAAGCTAAAAATCGAATGAATGCAGCCACTACACCTAACGCCA ATGAAGCTGAAACGATACAGAATACTACTGCTCGTCAAATTGCGTTGAATCAGACAAAAGAGAAGCTCGATGCATTAACAGAAGAG CTGAATAGTAAGCTTGAAGATTCTGAAAATAACAACGCCCAATTAAGCAGTTTGAGAACGGAGATGTCCATGCTAGCTCGTACCTGCCAAGAAACTCACAAGTCATATCTTAAGAAGCGAGAGGAAGTTCTACTATTGCGTGCCACGGGTGGCAAGCAACAGTCTTGGAGTAACGATTCCTGGTCTGATTCAACTAATAGTTGGCCAGTTAGTGCAGGAACAACTCCTGCCATAGTAGACAACAGTTCCAAGTCAGGTCTCACTCGTTATCGGGCATTGTATGAGTTCGTGGCCCGTAATGGAGACGAAATCTCTTTCCAACCGGGCGATATAATCATG GTAACGGAGTCACTTTCAAACGAACCTGGTTGGCTGAGCGGTGAAGTGCGAGGCCATGTCGGTTGGTTCCCAGAGGCCTATGTGGAGAAAATGGATCAAGCAGGATGGTCAGATGCTGGTGGTACTGTAGCTGTCAGTAGTATTGATAGTCCCATGGCTGGAGCAAAACGACATCCCCTGGAAGGTATTCAGGAACTGCCAGAAAATGTCAGTGACAACGGATCCATCGCGGATGCGGGTGCAGCTGTATCTTTGGCATTAGAGGCGGCTCATTCCGCTTTTATGCCAGTTACAACTAAAGTATCGGAAGAATCATCTTCTCCCATCCTTGGCCAA GGAGAAATCGTCGATAATTTGAAAGCGGAAGCCATTTACGTTTGGCAAGGCAAAAAGGACAACCATCTCTCCTTCAACAAAGGAGACGTTATTCTTGTTCGCGAACAGCAAGACCTTTGGTGGTTTGGCCAGTGTAATGACCGAAGTGGTTGGTTCCCCAAGTCATTTGTTTCACTCTTCCACACCGATACTGCCCCACAATCTCCAAAGGCAGTTATTTCTGCGCAAAATAGCAAAG GTTTAGAAGAAAATTACTACATTGCTATGTACCCATACGAATCGAACGAGCCTGGAGATTTATCTTTCGTGGCTGGCGAAATGGTGACCATCATTAAAAAGGACGGAGACTGGTGGACTGGAACTATTGGAGCTCGAACCGGTGTGTTCCCTTCCAACTACGTGCAAAAAGCTGAGCTTCAATATGAAGCGGCAGCTGATTCCGAAGTTGAAGCTGCCTCAGCCGCTGCTGATGCTGCCGCGGCCGCTGCTGTTGCCAAAACAGTTGCTCCGGCAGTGAAGACAACGACTCAAGCAGATTCCAAGCGGCCTAATACTGCTCCAATCGATAGCGAATTTGAG TCGTCTGTTAGTGGAATTCCTCGAGCCGCTTCCGCAGCTTCTAGCGGTGCACCTTCACCTTCTAATATG GGACGGGGAAGCAAAAAGCCTGAAATTGCCACAGTAATAGCCCCTTACTCGGCAACTAGTAGTGAGCAGCTATCGCTACAACGAGGACAACTTATCATGATCCGGAAAAAATCTGCTTCTGGTTGGTGGGAAGGTGAACTTCAG GCAAAAGGTCGAAAACGTCAGTTAGGATGGTTCCCAGCGTCGTACGTTAAAGTATTGAGTAGTTCGGGAGGCAGTAGCCGCACTACACCTGTGCCCGCCGAAATGGAGGATGAAATGCCGCAAATCCCTCCTGCCGCTCCAACTGAAACTGAAATTAGCGCAGCGTTTGAAGTCAATAATGGTTCTGCGTTAG ATCAAGTAGTAGCTCTGTTTCCATATACTGCCCAAAACGAAGATGAACTGAGCTTCCTTCAAGGCGATGTCCTGATTATAATTGATCGTGAAGACCCGGCTTGGTGGCGTGGGGAATTAAAGGGCCAG ACCGGACTCTTCCCGTCTAACTATGTGGAAGTCATGGGTAGTTTGGCTGCCTCAGCAGCTCTTGGAGCAGCAGCTAGTTCTGCTAGTTCCAACATCACTTCCACCTCTACTTCTCAGT GGGCGACAATGAGGAAGGCCGAAACTGCAGACCTTTCCAGTCTTTCTCCTACTGAGCAAAAGCGACAGATTGTCATTCAAGAACTAATGAACACAGAGGAAAACTATATGGAGGACATGTCAATCGTCAATGAA GTGTTCCAAAAACCGATGGTAGAATCGGGTGTCGTCAAGTTGGAAGACGTTGAAACAATTTTCGTTAACTGGAAGGATATTATCGCTTGTAATAATACTTTCTTAAG GGCACTTCGTATCAGGAAGAAAATGAGTCCTGGCGGAATAGTTCAAGCCGTCGGTGATATTCTGGTCGATTGT CTTCCGCACATGTCGCCTTACATTCGTTTCTGCAGTAGGCAGCTTAACGCTGCCGCTCTAATTCAGCGACGCCACGAAAGTGTTCCAGAATTTCGCGCTCTATTGAAAAAATGCCAACTGCATCCAAAAGTGAAAGGGATGCCGTTAACATCGTTTTTGCTAAAGCCCATGCAGAGGATTACCAAATATCCCCTGTTGATCAAAAAG ATTTTAGAATCGACAGATGAAAGTCATCCTGATAGATTGTTGTTGGATGAAGCTCTTGTAAAGGCCGAAGAACTTTGTAATCAG GTAAACGAAGGCGTAAGGGAGCAAGAAAATTCAGATCGACTGGAATGGTTACAGCGAAGGGTTCAAATTGAAGGGTTAGACGAACAGCTTGTTTTTAACTCCATTACAAACATGCTGGGTCCTCGCAAACTCATCCATTTTGgtcctttaaaaaaa ATCAAAAGCAACAAGGAACTGCTGGCCTTCGTGTTCAATGATTTTCTAATGTTCACTACCGTCAACAAACCTTTAGCATCCATCAatcttcagtttctttttgataaGAAATCGAGTGTGGCGTTGAAGATGTACAGAAAG CCTATATTTCTCAGAGAAATGACAGTGGTGCCAGGGGAAAACCATCCCGCCGATGGTGGTAATGAAAATGACACAGTGCCGACGCGCTTCACCATTCAAGACACGAATTGTAAGTTGTTGCTGACGTCCACCAGTTCGGCCGAACGGATTCTGTGGTTGCGGAAACTAGAGGAAGCACGAAAACACTGCTTGCTGACGGAGCGAGCTGTCCTACAACGCCAAAGATCAA AACAAAATGAAGGCAATGTTTGCGGACGATTGCTGGTTTTGGTCATGGAAGCTGAAAATCTACAGGCCAGTTCGGAAACGG GAAAAAGCGACACTTTCTGTGAAGTCTATCTTGGATCGCAAGAACATCGAACCAAAGTGGTGCCTAAATCTCTCAACCCCAAGTGGAATGCGTCGATGCAGTTTTTAGTGAAAGACCTTCAGCAGGATGTCCTTTGTGTCACCGTGTTAGACCGCGATTACTTCTCACCAAACG AATTTCTGGGACGAACCGAGATTCGCATTGCTGATGTGCTGCAGGATTCAAAAATATATCGCGGCCCGCTCATCAAGCGGCTGCCTTTGTATGAGGTGGAATCGGGAGAAATCGTCCTCAAACTCGACCTTCAACTATTTAACCGCCGTTGA